A stretch of Gambusia affinis linkage group LG10, SWU_Gaff_1.0, whole genome shotgun sequence DNA encodes these proteins:
- the LOC122837997 gene encoding regulator of G-protein signaling 8-like: MKTRLGCLSKKSDSYSDFSEFLPPAHETTARCLKLSTDEVVRWSESFDHLLAHKYGLAAFRTFLKSEFSDENIEFWMACEEYKKIKSSTKLVSKASKIFKEFIEVQSPREVNIDYRTREKTKQSLSDPTPTSLNEVQGKIYSLMEKDSYPRFLRSKMYQDIVNRAHAQGQRRSV, encoded by the exons ATGAAGACCAGATTAGGCTGTCTTTCCAAAAAATCGGACTCCTATAGTGACTTCTCGGAGTTCCTGCCTCCTGCCCATGAGACCACAGCAAGATGTCTGAA ACTATCAACAGACGAAGTTGTTCGATGGTCTGAGTCATTTGATCACCTTCTTGCTCACAAAT ATGGGCTTGCTGCATTTCGAACATTCCTTAAGTCGGAATTCAGCGATGAAAACATCGAATTTTGGATGGCCTGTGAGGAgtacaaaaaaatcaagagcTCAACCAAACTTGTGTCAAAAGCAAGCAAGATATTCAAGGAATTCATTGAGGTTCAGTCACCAAGAGAG GTGAACATTGACTACCGGACAAGAGAAAAGACCAAACAGAGCCTGTCAGATCCCACTCCAACCAGTCTCAATGAAGTCCAGGGTAAAATCTACAGCCTCATGGAGAAAGACTCTTACCCACGATTTCTCAGGTCCAAAATGTACCAGGATATTGTCAACAGGGCACATGCGCAAGGTCAGCGGAGGTCTGTTTGA